In Gossypium hirsutum isolate 1008001.06 chromosome D01, Gossypium_hirsutum_v2.1, whole genome shotgun sequence, the genomic window AAGATTTTGTAACAGCATGTTTGTTCCCGTTTCAAAACTAAAGTCGGTCTACACTTGCAGGCTCGAATGCAAGagatgaaggaaaaagagctCAAGTCCCTTGGAAATGGAGATACTAATTCCTATATTTTGTAAAGTATATTTTGAGTCACCCACTGCTCCTCTTTTCTCTCGTGTCGTCATTTCATTGTAAGTGATTCTCTAAGCCATACCGTATTTTTTCTTGCCACTAGtacttatattttttgaaatgtttatgtttttcatttttgCAGTATTTAAATCTTGTTGGCTTGCTTGTTCTGAGTGTCCAATTTGTGGCACAAAGATTGCGGAATAGACTTTTTTGCATTTCACTTCATGACACAACTATATATACCCTCCTAATGAAAGGTCATGCAAATTATCCCCACATTCACCTATGTTAGCCCGACTTCTCATTTTCATTAACGTCCAACATCGTGTATACATATTTAGATAGGTATATGGAAAAAGAAACTTAGGATACGTGCCCAATATTTACCTCCAAGTCCACAAAACATATAGATTATCGTTCTTCTTGAATCGTATTCACATCAATACGAGAGCTGTTCGGATCAtgaaattttgacaaatttaatctttttttttttgcaggctTGAGATAACCTGTTTCCTATTTTCAGTGATAAGCGGGTatcaattctttctttaatttatctGTGTAACTGTTAAGGTTAGTGTACCAGAAGTTTGTTTTCTCCTTCACTGAGAAGCAgctgtaaaaataaataaagagatttaaggttaaaaatatttttgaaaaagaaaaaaaaaaggttaattcattaaaaattgcagATACAAGGTGTTGCTTTGTTTAAAATTCACGGCAAAGGTTGTGATCTGTCTTTCAAAACTTTTCAATTGCTTTGTACAGAAACGATTTATTAAATGTTCTTTTTTCTCGCTTATTTTGGTTCATACATCTTATCGAAGATTAATTTGAACTTTCTTGCATGATTCTTTTAATCTAATGAAGGGAAATTAAAGTTATTTTCTTGCgtcatatttgataaattagagaagcttaaaataattatttcaatcaaaatatagTCTTGAACTCCATTAATTCTGCTGAGGGAGTTATaacttcattaaaaaaaatttgttaagtgACGTTTGTTAGTGGCCAACAAATTTTCAATGGGTTGATATTTGTTCCCTCAACAAAAGATGTCTTTTTATTGAGGTGTAGTTCGTTTGGAGCCAGCTGACTTTTCAACAAGTCGAATTTTGTTCTTTAATTGTCTTCTTAAGCACTTGTTGAGATGTTCTTATTCCCTTTGAAGATAATATTAACTAATTGAGGGATTTGTTGACTTCCTACAAATAATATTTTGTATACTTCTTTCAATCGAGTTTGCCTCCTTTAATAAATTCTATTTCATAATCtgctttaaaatttgatatttaatttaaatttcactaTACTTTTAAATTGTgatctttattaaaaaaatcaaattataacgaCATAATTGATAAAAAGTGAAATGCTTTTTAAGTATGGTTTCAAATTCTAATTTTATAGCAGAAAAGAATTATGACTTTTAACTGGCCGGATTATTAAAGATTCCCTATCCCCATCTCGAACATGTATATACAATTTTCTCTGCATTTCTTGTGATACGAAAAGCTGATCTGAGCAACTAAAAAAGTCGACCCATTGTCACCTAATATTCAGAACATCTGCCTGATCTAAGGAGCATTAAGGATGAGAAATTTCGGGTCATTCGAATTCCTTGACATGTAAAGGATCTCAAATTCCCTAGCTTACAATTTTGCTAAACAAATTGCATGCAAATATCCTCATAACACAAACATtaaagaaataattttattttatttttaaaaattcagagAACTTGCTtgaaataagaagataatgcacTTCAGCACACTTAAATTTACGTCCTCTTGTATTGGTTTACACTAGTAAGAATATCAAtgtcaatcaaattaaaattcaatcgaCAATTAAATAAGcataattatttatgtaatatataatgtaaaatgatgttatatattttttacaaaaaattgaatcaaatcaaaatttatgtataactTTGCACCataattcatatatgtatatatatactgtCTGGATTTATCacgtttaaaaataatgaaatacaaATATCTATTACTATTTTTcgtcttcaaaattttcaaatcttttaGATGTAAACCATACCATACAAAAACCATTTATGGCAGTGTTAAAGAGTATGGACTGAGCTAAAGGCTAACTTTGTTGAGTCTGTTATAGAGTCAATTGGCTATAAATTGTGAAGTTCAGAGTAtcttttcttctcaaaatatTCTCTTTAGTTTCTCTTGTTTTCTCTGTAACCAAATAGTGtttctttgtttcattttttcttcttcatttgtgAACTTTTAACATGCAGCATATGATGAAGGTTCAAGAAAATCATCGACACGCCAACCAGGTAAAGTTTCCATCAAGTACTCCGATATACTCATTGAAACCAAAACGTCGTCATCGCCGATGGTGTAATTATGTTCGATCCTGTAAGTCGCCAATGGCTTCTCAATTTCATTATTGGACTGTGAAGTAGTTTCAGCTTCAGAACAAATGGTCTGACCACCATAACTGCCATTAGAGGAAGATGAAACTGTGTTTAAAGCAGGAGGGAAAccagtagaagaagaagaagaagaagaaagcttAACGCCTGTGAGAAGAAACCTGTTATGTTTCGTGGTCTGTTCATTGGCTTTGTGAATTGGAATATCACATTCTCTACAAAGTATTGCTCTATCTTCTTGACAAAACAGAAGTGCCCTTTTCTCCTGCAAAAAGGTAAATTTATGAAACCAATGCTTTTTATGGTTAATTGTAGATCTCGGAATTCAAATCCAAGAAGAAACTTTTTTTTCAAGgatggaaattaaattaaaaacttttatgagatttaaaatgtaaaaaaggaGGTAATTGAGCAGAGTCAGGCTCGAATACTTCCTAGCTTGAGTTTGGTCAaacatttgtttttaaattttaactcggctcgagatataattgagttaacttgattaaaataatttatcaattttagtaATTAAGCTCGATTTAGGTGGGATAATTAAACttaaggttaataatatatattaaaaataatagggtaatttaataatataaaaatatgaaaaagctCGATAAGGCTCGCAAGCAATTTGAGTCAAGTTTACAAAATTCAAATTCGCCCAATCGATAGCTCGAGTAACTTGAGCTCAGCTCGATAATAATTAAAtcgagtttaatttttttcaagtcGAACTCAAGTAGCTTACAAACATGAGTATCTCATCTACACCCTTATTTATAATTTCtagaaagactaaattataattttatcattttaaaaattataatatagtttCATCATATgttaatttataactttttaaattttaaaaagttattcaTTTTAAGGGACCATGCTCCTGTCTGCCCCTCAGTGCTGCCCATCTTTTTGTCAACTTAATCATGCAGACTTTAAATAGCTCAAACATGTTACTCAAGTTATAAACATGTGCATATACTACAATGATAGAATTAAGatctaatatattaaaaaaaatgaaattaaaccacatatattatttatttttttaaatatgttaaattcaAATTATCCGTatgaatcatatattttaaatatatttttacatcaaATCTAAATCATCTAAATAGATGGTTAATATAACAAAAAAACTCGGTTGATATTCATATAATTAGATTTAACTCGCTTGGCCCTTTGGTTAAATAATATAACTACTTCCTTAGATCTTCttgaatttaataattcaattaaatc contains:
- the LOC107928824 gene encoding B-box zinc finger protein 20 isoform X1, whose product is MEQKRKMKIWCEVCDKEEAIVFCPADEAALCGVCDHNVHHANKLATKHCRFALLQPDDSPLCDICQEKRALLFCQEDRAILCRECDIPIHKANEQTTKHNRFLLTGVKLSSSSSSSTGFPPALNTVSSSSNGSYGGQTICSEAETTSQSNNEIEKPLATYRIEHNYTIGDDDVLVSMSISEYLMETLPGWRVDDFLEPSSYAAC
- the LOC107928824 gene encoding B-box zinc finger protein 20 isoform X2 gives rise to the protein MEQKRKMKIWCEVCDKEEAIVFCPADEAALCGVCDHNVHHANKLATKHCRFALLQPDDSPLCDICQEKRALLFCQEDRAILCRECDIPIHKANEQTTKHNSYGGQTICSEAETTSQSNNEIEKPLATYRIEHNYTIGDDDVLVSMSISEYLMETLPGWRVDDFLEPSSYAAC